A genomic stretch from Kribbella amoyensis includes:
- a CDS encoding polyamine ABC transporter substrate-binding protein, whose translation MSVRPNTVSRRSVLTGLSLSALGLSGSSLLSGCGTPAAKQTEAQCVSTDLSSSEKVLNFSNWPSYMDEADEKVNGKTVLPTLAGFEKQSGIKVTYTTDINDNQEFYAKVKDQLGACQPTGRDLFVLTDWMAGRMIQLGWIQKLDKAKIPNVDANLIPTLRHPAWDENRDFSVPWTTGLTGIAYNAKQTKEVRNFTELLTRPDLKGKVTLLTEMRDTMLFMLRMIGADPTKFTDEQWTKALEKLQGFVASSQIRRFTGNDYIQDLNVGNIHACEAWSGDVIALQADNPDIKWVVPEEGLSIWSDNLLVPNKATHKANAEALMNYYYEPTVAATLSAWMNYICPVKGAQQAMEKIAPDLVDSPLIFPTEADLKKTYLFMPLDEAKAKQYESDYNRVIGG comes from the coding sequence ATGAGCGTCCGCCCGAACACCGTCAGCCGCCGCAGCGTGCTGACCGGCCTTTCACTCTCCGCGCTCGGCCTGTCCGGCTCGAGCCTGCTGTCCGGCTGCGGTACGCCGGCGGCCAAGCAGACCGAGGCGCAGTGTGTGAGCACGGACCTGTCCTCGTCGGAGAAGGTGCTGAACTTCAGCAACTGGCCGAGCTACATGGACGAGGCCGACGAGAAGGTGAACGGCAAGACGGTGCTGCCGACCCTGGCCGGCTTCGAGAAGCAGAGTGGCATCAAGGTCACGTACACCACCGACATCAACGACAACCAGGAGTTCTACGCGAAGGTCAAGGACCAGCTGGGCGCCTGCCAGCCCACCGGCCGCGACCTGTTCGTGCTGACCGACTGGATGGCGGGCCGGATGATCCAGCTGGGCTGGATCCAGAAGCTCGACAAGGCCAAGATCCCGAACGTCGACGCGAACCTGATCCCGACGCTGCGCCATCCGGCCTGGGACGAGAACCGCGACTTCAGCGTGCCGTGGACCACCGGCCTGACCGGGATCGCGTACAACGCCAAGCAGACCAAGGAGGTGCGCAACTTCACCGAGCTGCTCACCCGGCCCGACCTGAAGGGCAAGGTCACGCTGCTCACCGAGATGCGGGACACGATGCTGTTCATGCTCCGGATGATCGGCGCCGACCCGACCAAGTTCACCGACGAGCAGTGGACCAAGGCGCTGGAGAAGCTGCAGGGCTTCGTCGCGTCCAGCCAGATCCGCCGGTTCACCGGCAACGACTACATCCAGGACCTGAACGTGGGCAACATCCACGCCTGCGAAGCGTGGTCGGGCGACGTCATCGCGTTGCAGGCGGACAACCCGGACATCAAGTGGGTGGTGCCCGAGGAGGGCCTGTCGATCTGGTCCGACAACCTGCTGGTGCCGAACAAGGCGACCCACAAGGCGAACGCCGAAGCGCTGATGAACTACTACTACGAGCCGACGGTCGCGGCCACCCTGTCGGCCTGGATGAACTACATCTGCCCGGTCAAGGGCGCCCAGCAGGCGATGGAGAAGATCGCCCCCGACCTGGTCGACAGCCCGCTGATCTTCCCCACCGAGGCGGACCTGAAGAAGACCTACCTGTTCATGCCGCTCGACGAAGCCAAGGCCAAGCAGTACGAGTCGGACTACAACCGGGTGATCGGAGGCTGA